The window TTATTTTCTACTCGCATATCTCCACCTTCACATAAATCACGCCTTGACTTAAATTCGCTATCTGCGAAAATGCCGCACGGGAAAGATCAATTATTCTTCCTTCAACCCAGGGTCCTCTGTCGTTAATGCGCACCGTAACCGATTTTCCAGTTTC is drawn from Actinomycetota bacterium and contains these coding sequences:
- a CDS encoding septal ring lytic transglycosylase RlpA family protein is translated as MIQEGYASWYGYELAGRKTASGKLFNPDAFTTAHRTLKFGTPVRVTCFETGKSVTVRINDRGPWVEGRIIDLSRAAFSQIANLSQGVIYVKVEICE